The candidate division WOR-3 bacterium genome includes a window with the following:
- a CDS encoding T9SS type A sorting domain-containing protein — MPRIQAMYDEYGAQGYVPLAINLFQDMNSVVKVYARQYSYPFFRDGGPAWSAYRMNGYIPLNYVIDTAGIVVGSMEGFNEALIRSWIEPYLTGVKEEKRSAVPELVRVFPNPAGMSQRLSFSLPAASPVTVRVYAASGELVRTVFSGTLPMGNQSVVWNLTDDAGKPVPNGLYFYEVAAGASSVRMKASVLR; from the coding sequence TTGCCGCGAATTCAGGCAATGTATGATGAGTATGGCGCTCAGGGTTATGTGCCACTGGCAATCAATCTGTTTCAGGATATGAATTCGGTGGTGAAGGTTTATGCCCGGCAGTACTCGTATCCGTTTTTCCGTGATGGTGGTCCTGCCTGGAGTGCCTATCGGATGAATGGCTACATCCCGCTGAACTATGTGATTGATACCGCGGGTATCGTGGTCGGGTCGATGGAAGGTTTTAATGAGGCACTCATCCGGAGCTGGATTGAACCCTATCTGACCGGTGTGAAGGAGGAGAAGAGGTCAGCGGTACCAGAGCTGGTGCGCGTTTTCCCGAACCCGGCTGGAATGAGTCAAAGGCTGAGTTTCAGTCTGCCCGCCGCAAGTCCAGTTACGGTGCGGGTCTATGCCGCTTCCGGGGAACTGGTGCGTACGGTGTTTTCCGGTACGCTACCGATGGGTAATCAGTCGGTGGTCTGGAATTTGACCGATGATGCGGGTAAGCCGGTACCGAACGGTCTTTACTTTTATGAGGTTGCTGCTGGTGCCAGTAGTGTGCGGATGAAGGCGTCGGTTTTGCGATAG
- a CDS encoding N-6 DNA methylase, translated as MSQTQQSKINQIFSASDVKHGLSLFTPDEINAVEAMIIERDGRFYIRCQIKDKYRGANPEEIVRQLWIYRLLNEYNYPRERVDVERVVYFGSRDSGLADIVVLHNDLQHPYIIFEVKRPQRTAGLEQLKSYCNAEGAPIGVWSNGNEMIRLHREEPNIFVEIPRLPKVTETLRDILTERWSINWLEENDELKKGKTTLKKILLDLEELVLGNAGVDPFEEIFKLIYAKLYDEWQGINNSSYQLEFFVGDRNSEQVKRAVTTLLEGAKREWQGVFEPTDKIELRNDHLKVCVSFLEKIKLFNSNLRIIDEAFEYLIPQVSKKKEGQFFTPRPVEDMVVKMLNPKAGEFVIDPACGSAGFLLHSVMWVAGGMISGKPLPENARNFAQTKIYGIDFAKKAVKIAKAINLIVGDGRSHVYKDNSLAPHTWEDETESGLRGRLLRFPDNPERDRENQENFLYFDFDVLMTNPPFAGTVKERDILRLYRLAEKNGRWVNKIGRHILFLERSLQFIRPGGRMAIVLPQGLLNNTNAEYIRRFVIDEARILAVVGLHVNTFKPHTGTKTSVLFLQKYTDEEKEEIQQIRVKYEGEWEAFWENLKEQYQNITWDSSVEEDEIPEELNSFLESYFESREDIEELPREESEVEEIEGQEEENEGKKPLAVLVQEKSELEEVLTEKAEELQSVDATGKAELKKEIKTLRKKIDKLIKEISQRTLAGQISLVINDERITEAFKKYWLDGKVMQELDYPIFFAVNEKPVKNESGEYRYKKNPDGSIALDRHGHPVIDHDLDEIAEAFIKFAKEQGFDFWR; from the coding sequence ATGTCCCAGACTCAACAATCGAAAATAAACCAGATTTTTTCCGCTTCAGATGTGAAACATGGATTGTCTCTTTTCACGCCTGATGAGATAAACGCTGTGGAAGCAATGATTATAGAACGGGATGGAAGGTTTTATATCAGATGCCAGATTAAAGATAAATACAGGGGGGCAAACCCTGAAGAAATCGTCAGACAACTGTGGATTTATAGATTATTGAATGAATATAATTATCCAAGAGAAAGAGTGGATGTTGAGAGGGTGGTTTATTTTGGCTCAAGAGATTCTGGTTTGGCAGATATAGTTGTACTTCACAATGATTTACAACACCCATATATAATCTTTGAGGTAAAAAGGCCTCAAAGAACCGCAGGCTTGGAACAATTAAAGAGTTATTGTAATGCAGAAGGCGCACCGATTGGTGTTTGGTCTAATGGGAATGAAATGATAAGGCTTCATCGCGAAGAACCAAATATCTTTGTGGAGATTCCAAGACTACCAAAGGTTACAGAAACACTGAGAGATATTTTAACTGAAAGATGGAGTATTAACTGGCTTGAAGAAAATGATGAATTAAAAAAGGGTAAAACTACCCTTAAAAAGATATTGCTGGATTTAGAGGAACTTGTTTTAGGCAATGCAGGAGTGGACCCATTTGAGGAAATTTTTAAGTTAATCTACGCCAAACTCTACGATGAATGGCAAGGAATCAATAATTCATCTTATCAGTTAGAATTTTTTGTTGGCGACAGAAACTCCGAACAGGTAAAAAGAGCAGTAACAACTCTGTTAGAAGGCGCAAAAAGAGAATGGCAGGGGGTTTTTGAGCCAACAGATAAAATTGAGTTGAGAAATGACCATTTAAAAGTTTGTGTCTCTTTTTTAGAAAAAATAAAGTTGTTTAATTCTAATTTACGCATTATCGATGAGGCTTTTGAATATCTAATACCACAGGTTTCCAAAAAGAAAGAAGGGCAATTTTTTACCCCGCGTCCAGTTGAAGATATGGTCGTTAAAATGCTCAATCCTAAAGCAGGTGAATTCGTCATTGACCCAGCCTGTGGTTCTGCGGGATTTCTCTTGCATTCGGTGATGTGGGTTGCAGGCGGAATGATAAGCGGAAAACCCCTGCCTGAAAACGCAAGAAATTTCGCGCAAACTAAGATTTACGGGATTGACTTTGCCAAAAAGGCGGTAAAGATTGCCAAGGCAATTAACTTAATCGTAGGAGATGGAAGGTCCCATGTCTATAAAGACAACTCATTAGCACCTCATACATGGGAAGATGAAACAGAATCGGGCTTAAGAGGCAGACTGTTAAGATTCCCTGACAACCCCGAAAGAGACCGCGAAAATCAAGAGAACTTTTTATACTTTGACTTTGATGTCTTAATGACCAATCCACCATTTGCTGGCACGGTAAAGGAAAGAGATATTTTAAGACTCTATCGCCTGGCTGAGAAAAACGGAAGATGGGTAAACAAAATCGGCAGGCATATTCTCTTTTTGGAGCGCTCTTTACAATTTATAAGACCTGGTGGAAGGATGGCTATTGTTTTACCTCAAGGGTTACTTAACAATACAAATGCTGAATACATCAGAAGATTTGTTATTGATGAGGCAAGGATTTTAGCGGTGGTAGGCTTGCATGTTAACACATTCAAACCACATACCGGGACAAAAACAAGCGTTTTGTTCTTACAAAAATATACGGATGAAGAAAAAGAGGAGATTCAGCAGATAAGGGTAAAATACGAGGGTGAATGGGAAGCATTTTGGGAAAACCTAAAAGAGCAATATCAAAACATAACTTGGGATAGTTCGGTAGAGGAAGATGAAATACCAGAAGAACTCAACTCTTTCCTTGAATCCTATTTTGAAAGCAGAGAAGACATTGAGGAATTACCACGAGAGGAAAGCGAGGTTGAAGAAATAGAAGGGCAAGAAGAAGAAAACGAAGGGAAGAAACCCCTTGCTGTTTTGGTTCAGGAGAAGTCCGAATTAGAAGAAGTTCTAACAGAAAAAGCGGAGGAACTCCAAAGTGTAGATGCTACAGGAAAAGCAGAATTGAAAAAGGAAATAAAGACATTACGAAAGAAGATAGATAAACTCATAAAAGAAATTTCTCAAAGGACATTGGCGGGTCAGATAAGTTTAGTCATAAATGATGAAAGGATTACAGAAGCATTTAAGAAATACTGGCTTGACGGAAAGGTGATGCAAGAGTTGGACTACCCGATTTTCTTTGCGGTTAATGAGAAGCCGGTTAAGAACGAAAGCGGAGAGTATAGGTACAAGAAAAACCCTGATGGTTCCATTGCTTTAGATAGACACGGACACCCAGTAATTGACCATGATTTAGACGAAATCGCAGAAGCATTCATTAAGTTTGCTAAAGAACAGGGTTTTGATTTCTGGAGATGA
- a CDS encoding peptidoglycan DD-metalloendopeptidase family protein: MARKEITVFIFGNYTPNSLRFSLSLGLARFLFVVLVFMTVMLFVAFGLVASGAYRFSRMVYLARRNRQLEQEFKKVTALQERLEFLEKEREKLAKMLGVDLTPPPVNWQTGMVDSAELPDWVKNQPWGSQPLPVLVPVSNYVVSRGAGIEHMAIDFACQKGSLVRATADGVVLERGVDKQFGRYLLLRHEKGYESYYGHLENWLVQRGDTVKVGEIIGKVGMTGQASAPHLHFEIRKDGKPIDPATLLKL; this comes from the coding sequence GTGGCACGCAAAGAGATTACCGTTTTCATCTTCGGCAACTACACACCCAACTCGCTAAGGTTTAGCCTTTCGCTCGGTCTGGCACGATTTCTGTTTGTCGTGCTCGTGTTTATGACGGTGATGCTGTTTGTTGCGTTCGGACTTGTGGCGTCCGGGGCGTACCGATTCAGCCGGATGGTTTATCTGGCGCGGCGCAACCGGCAACTGGAACAGGAGTTCAAAAAGGTGACCGCGCTCCAGGAGCGGCTGGAGTTTCTTGAAAAGGAGCGGGAGAAACTGGCAAAGATGCTCGGGGTTGACCTGACACCACCACCGGTTAACTGGCAGACCGGAATGGTTGACTCAGCCGAACTGCCTGACTGGGTCAAAAATCAACCCTGGGGTAGTCAACCCCTGCCGGTACTGGTGCCGGTGAGCAACTATGTGGTCTCGCGCGGGGCGGGTATTGAGCATATGGCGATTGACTTTGCCTGCCAGAAAGGGAGCCTGGTGCGGGCGACCGCAGATGGGGTTGTTCTGGAAAGGGGGGTTGACAAACAGTTCGGCAGATACCTCCTTTTACGGCACGAAAAGGGCTACGAAAGTTACTATGGCCATCTGGAAAACTGGCTGGTCCAGCGCGGGGATACGGTCAAGGTGGGTGAGATAATCGGTAAGGTCGGAATGACCGGACAGGCAAGCGCGCCCCACCTCCACTTTGAAATCAGAAAAGATGGCAAACCGATTGACCCGGCAACGCTCCTGAAACTGTAA
- a CDS encoding ParB/RepB/Spo0J family partition protein, whose product MSDSAQEKRRALGKGIHAIIPERTQAALAAEFRPIPVDEIRPNPFQPRGAKQWENDPKFQELVASIKEKGVLQPVVVRRRRDGYELVAGERRWRAAKAAGLTTVPAVVRAVEDREMLEQALVENLQREDLNPIEEALAYKKLADEFHLTHEEIARRVGKDRSTVTNALRLLALPFRVRDALAAGLITAGHARALLSINSRREQVELCERVINEGLSVRTLERLCGEGKRRVRQPEKEKDVHIKELEEALQEVFQTRVIIFPAAGEKKPGRLVIEFFSEEDLNRIVKILKRQP is encoded by the coding sequence ATGAGCGACAGCGCCCAGGAAAAACGCCGGGCATTGGGCAAGGGGATTCACGCCATCATACCCGAACGAACCCAGGCAGCGCTGGCAGCCGAGTTCCGGCCCATTCCAGTTGACGAAATCAGACCCAATCCGTTTCAGCCACGGGGTGCCAAACAGTGGGAAAACGACCCGAAGTTTCAGGAACTGGTGGCGTCAATCAAGGAGAAAGGGGTTTTGCAGCCGGTAGTGGTGCGAAGGCGCCGGGACGGTTACGAACTGGTGGCGGGTGAACGGCGCTGGCGCGCGGCAAAGGCGGCGGGATTGACAACCGTGCCTGCGGTGGTGCGCGCGGTTGAGGACCGGGAGATGCTGGAGCAGGCGCTGGTGGAAAACCTGCAGCGCGAAGACCTGAACCCGATTGAAGAGGCGCTTGCTTACAAAAAACTTGCCGATGAGTTTCACCTGACCCATGAGGAGATTGCGCGCCGGGTCGGCAAAGACCGCTCCACGGTGACCAATGCGTTGCGACTGCTGGCACTGCCCTTCCGGGTTCGGGATGCGCTTGCCGCCGGTTTAATCACAGCCGGACATGCCCGGGCGCTCTTGAGCATCAACAGCCGGCGCGAACAGGTGGAGCTGTGTGAGCGGGTGATAAACGAAGGGCTGTCGGTGCGGACCCTGGAACGTTTATGTGGCGAAGGAAAGCGGCGGGTCCGGCAACCGGAAAAGGAGAAGGATGTCCATATCAAAGAACTGGAAGAGGCGCTGCAGGAGGTGTTTCAGACCCGGGTCATAATCTTTCCGGCGGCGGGCGAGAAAAAACCGGGCAGGCTGGTGATTGAGTTCTTTTCTGAAGAGGACCTGAACCGCATTGTTAAAATTCTGAAAAGACAACCGTAA
- a CDS encoding ParA family protein, protein MARRIAICNQKGGVGKTTTAVNLAAALAIRKPRTLLVDMDPQAHATIGLGVDRSKVAVSVYETLLEAQRVDDAIIHNPFPGMDLLPATINLAGAEVELVDAEQREFRLSRALGLIEPKYSFIIIDCPPSLLLLTINSLTAARGVIIPVQAEYYALEGMSRLLETLNLVRTSLNPLLEIEGVLLTMFSSRLNLCQQVEKEVRDFFKEQVFDTVIPRSVRLAEAPSFGKPIFAYDGQSAGAQSYLALADELLARYEKKGEEK, encoded by the coding sequence ATGGCGCGCCGGATTGCCATCTGTAATCAAAAAGGCGGTGTGGGCAAAACCACGACGGCGGTTAATCTCGCCGCGGCACTGGCAATCCGGAAGCCGCGCACCCTCCTGGTTGATATGGACCCGCAGGCACACGCTACAATCGGGCTGGGCGTGGACCGCAGCAAGGTTGCGGTATCGGTTTACGAAACCCTGCTGGAAGCCCAGCGCGTTGACGATGCGATTATCCATAACCCGTTTCCCGGAATGGATTTACTGCCGGCGACCATCAACCTTGCAGGTGCGGAGGTGGAACTGGTGGATGCGGAACAGCGGGAGTTTCGGTTGAGTCGGGCGCTTGGGTTAATCGAACCCAAGTACTCGTTTATCATCATCGACTGCCCGCCCTCCCTCTTGCTCCTGACCATCAACAGTTTGACCGCCGCGCGCGGGGTGATTATCCCGGTGCAGGCGGAGTACTATGCCCTGGAAGGGATGTCAAGGCTCTTAGAGACGCTCAATTTAGTGCGCACGAGCCTCAATCCCCTCTTGGAGATTGAGGGGGTGCTCTTGACGATGTTTTCGAGTCGGCTCAACCTCTGTCAGCAGGTGGAGAAGGAGGTGCGGGACTTTTTCAAGGAGCAGGTGTTTGACACGGTGATACCGCGCAGTGTCCGGCTCGCCGAAGCGCCCAGTTTTGGCAAGCCAATCTTTGCATACGACGGGCAGTCAGCAGGTGCCCAGTCCTATCTGGCGCTGGCGGATGAACTGCTTGCCCGCTACGAGAAGAAAGGGGAGGAAAAATGA
- a CDS encoding sigma-54-dependent Fis family transcriptional regulator, which yields MKILLVDDERRFCEMTAENLRELGYEVKPVFSGEEAVRVLEQERFDVVITDLKMVPVDGMAVLAKAKQVNPEGDVVVITGYGTIALAVAAMKQGAFDFITKPVALDHLQAVLEKIREHQKTRDENRQLKEELKLTSRFAELVGDSPAIAKVKGLIAKVAQSDATVLITGESGTGKELVARMIHRLSNRAQNPFVVMHAAALPETLLESELFGYEKGAFTGATSRKSGRLEQAQGGTLFLDEVGEITASLQVKLLRFLQDRSFVRLGGRETITVDARIVAATNRNLPEEVRAGRFREDLYYRLAVFPIHLPPLREHKEDIPALARHILSRLGYQKELSEDVVKTLLSYDWPGNVRELENVLERALILSEKGEIKPQFIQFPEPVFARKSDSDSPGSLWEMERKMVEEALARAGGNKSKAAKLLGITRRMLYTKLAKFGIETQDGE from the coding sequence ATGAAGATTTTACTGGTGGACGATGAGCGGCGGTTCTGCGAGATGACCGCGGAAAATCTGCGCGAACTCGGTTATGAGGTGAAGCCGGTTTTCAGTGGTGAAGAGGCGGTCCGGGTTCTGGAGCAGGAGAGGTTTGATGTGGTGATTACCGATTTGAAGATGGTGCCAGTGGATGGCATGGCGGTTCTGGCAAAGGCAAAGCAGGTAAATCCCGAAGGCGATGTTGTGGTCATCACCGGTTATGGTACGATTGCCCTGGCGGTAGCGGCGATGAAACAGGGTGCGTTTGACTTCATCACAAAACCGGTGGCGCTGGACCACCTCCAGGCGGTGCTGGAAAAGATAAGGGAGCATCAGAAGACCAGAGATGAGAACCGGCAGTTGAAAGAGGAGCTGAAACTGACCAGCCGGTTTGCGGAACTGGTGGGTGATAGCCCGGCAATAGCGAAGGTCAAGGGTTTGATTGCCAAGGTGGCACAGAGCGACGCCACGGTACTTATCACCGGTGAAAGCGGCACCGGCAAAGAACTGGTGGCACGGATGATTCACCGTTTGAGCAACCGGGCGCAAAACCCGTTTGTCGTGATGCATGCCGCCGCACTGCCTGAGACCCTGCTGGAGTCAGAACTTTTTGGCTATGAAAAGGGGGCGTTTACCGGCGCGACGAGCCGAAAATCGGGCCGGCTGGAGCAGGCGCAGGGTGGAACACTCTTTCTGGACGAGGTTGGCGAAATCACCGCGTCGTTACAGGTGAAACTTTTGCGCTTTCTCCAGGACAGAAGTTTTGTTCGGCTCGGCGGCAGAGAGACGATAACGGTTGATGCCCGAATTGTGGCGGCAACAAACCGGAATTTACCGGAAGAGGTCCGTGCGGGCAGGTTTCGAGAGGACCTTTACTACCGGCTTGCGGTATTTCCGATACATCTGCCACCATTGCGTGAGCACAAAGAGGACATTCCGGCGCTTGCCCGGCACATTTTGTCCCGACTGGGTTATCAGAAGGAACTTTCCGAAGATGTGGTGAAAACATTGCTGAGTTATGACTGGCCCGGTAATGTGCGGGAACTTGAGAATGTGCTGGAGCGGGCGCTGATTTTATCGGAAAAAGGGGAGATAAAACCCCAGTTTATTCAGTTTCCCGAGCCGGTGTTTGCCCGCAAATCAGACTCGGACTCACCCGGTTCCTTATGGGAAATGGAGCGCAAAATGGTGGAAGAGGCGCTGGCGCGAGCGGGCGGCAACAAGTCCAAGGCGGCAAAACTGCTCGGGATTACGCGGCGGATGCTGTACACAAAACTGGCAAAGTTCGGGATTGAGACACAGGATGGCGAGTGA
- a CDS encoding carboxypeptidase regulatory-like domain-containing protein produces the protein MKKLLAFVIIGTLVGIGFAGTGGIAGRVFNVATGQPVANAIVTACSDSTPAGRAVTNDQGEYLIEGLDAGSYRVIARARGFVPAHSPVLVVVREGSITRGVDLRLRPLPRRTGAISGRVVDRITREPLRGAVVIVRNQALTRRARTDRNGYYIIRGLGPGSYQVAAKARRYFGEVYPQPVEVVEGEVTENINFALQPKPRRGGISGQVVDAKTGRPIAGVLITALGLQGNGFARTDGHGFYRIVGLEPGRYTVSATKPGYQAATYPEPVVVNSGEMTRGIDFRLQRLGKNQTDSN, from the coding sequence ATGAAGAAACTGCTTGCGTTCGTTATAATCGGAACCCTGGTCGGCATTGGATTTGCCGGCACCGGCGGTATCGCGGGAAGGGTATTCAATGTCGCAACCGGTCAGCCTGTCGCCAATGCGATTGTTACCGCTTGCAGTGACAGTACGCCCGCAGGTAGAGCGGTGACTAATGACCAAGGCGAGTACCTGATTGAAGGTTTAGATGCCGGGAGTTATCGTGTGATAGCGCGAGCACGGGGTTTTGTTCCGGCACACTCTCCGGTTCTGGTGGTAGTTCGGGAAGGCAGTATCACCCGGGGTGTTGATTTGCGGTTAAGGCCCTTGCCCAGACGCACCGGCGCGATTAGCGGCAGAGTTGTGGACCGTATCACCCGGGAGCCTTTGCGGGGTGCGGTGGTGATTGTACGCAATCAGGCGCTTACCCGTCGGGCACGAACCGACCGTAACGGTTACTACATCATCCGCGGATTAGGTCCGGGAAGTTATCAGGTTGCGGCAAAGGCGCGGCGCTATTTTGGCGAGGTTTATCCCCAGCCGGTTGAGGTTGTTGAGGGTGAGGTTACCGAAAACATCAACTTTGCCCTGCAACCCAAGCCCAGGCGTGGTGGAATTTCGGGTCAGGTGGTTGATGCGAAAACCGGAAGACCGATTGCCGGTGTTCTGATTACTGCTTTAGGTTTGCAGGGTAACGGTTTTGCCCGGACTGATGGCCATGGGTTTTACCGGATTGTTGGACTTGAGCCAGGTCGTTATACAGTTTCCGCGACTAAGCCCGGTTATCAGGCGGCAACATATCCTGAACCGGTTGTGGTTAATTCCGGTGAGATGACCCGGGGCATTGACTTCCGGCTGCAACGGCTGGGTAAAAACCAGACTGATAGCAACTGA
- the lepB gene encoding signal peptidase I, whose product MADGFGSGVKRFFREWTPVIIAVLLIRSFLVEAFMVPTGSMEDTILVGDFMLVNKFVYGVKIPFTDRTLIPVSSPKRGDIVIFRFPVDPDMPVDSLHPNRYARIFPSWLPLLPLFWDKQTNFFTWYTPRNFVKRCVAVAGDTVEVRNKELFINGKKVVAPYAVHKFYYTLPPLPQELKPDFQHLWENRSFYRSELSPYVRDNFGPVVVPEGHIFAMGDNRDNSEDSRFWGPLPLRYLRGKPLVLYFSSSAAPNIARIIISPWAIRFNRIGRLVR is encoded by the coding sequence ATGGCTGATGGATTTGGCAGCGGTGTAAAACGTTTCTTTCGCGAGTGGACCCCGGTCATTATCGCCGTCCTTCTCATCCGTTCATTTCTCGTTGAGGCGTTTATGGTTCCCACCGGCTCAATGGAAGACACCATTTTGGTCGGCGACTTTATGCTCGTCAACAAATTTGTCTATGGGGTCAAAATCCCTTTCACCGACCGTACCCTTATCCCCGTCTCCAGCCCGAAACGCGGGGACATCGTCATCTTCCGGTTTCCGGTTGACCCGGATATGCCGGTTGACTCCCTGCACCCCAACCGCTATGCTCGCATTTTCCCGTCCTGGTTACCGCTACTGCCTCTGTTCTGGGATAAACAGACCAACTTCTTCACCTGGTACACCCCGCGCAACTTTGTCAAAAGGTGCGTTGCGGTTGCCGGTGACACCGTTGAAGTACGCAACAAAGAACTGTTTATCAACGGTAAAAAAGTGGTTGCACCCTATGCGGTCCACAAGTTCTACTACACCCTGCCTCCCTTGCCTCAGGAGTTGAAGCCCGACTTCCAGCACCTCTGGGAAAACCGCAGTTTTTACCGTTCGGAACTTTCGCCCTATGTTCGGGACAACTTTGGTCCGGTGGTTGTACCCGAAGGCCACATCTTTGCGATGGGTGACAACCGGGACAACTCTGAAGACTCCCGCTTCTGGGGACCGCTGCCTTTACGCTATCTCCGGGGAAAACCGCTCGTTTTGTACTTCTCATCCAGCGCCGCTCCCAACATCGCCCGCATCATCATCTCACCCTGGGCAATTCGGTTCAATCGGATTGGCAGGCTCGTCCGTTAA
- a CDS encoding outer membrane lipoprotein-sorting protein codes for MNTFLALLIFFSMNLPDGDSLLSRIDENTFTKSRMVVASMRITGRRGVRTVRIRSYSRGDSAFVEYLAPEREKGTKMLKLGRDLWIYTPESDRTIRISGHMLRQSVAGSDLSYEDMMEEPRLRPIYRAVTTGSDSIDSRPVWVLELNARSPDVAYPKRKIWVDRERLIVLKEERFSKSGKPLKRAEVLETKWIDSRWVATRVVFRDLLKTGAGTEFVIEEIQQDISIPPALFSKASLRR; via the coding sequence ATGAACACATTTTTGGCTCTGCTCATATTTTTCAGTATGAACCTACCCGATGGCGATTCGCTTCTTAGCCGAATTGATGAAAACACCTTTACCAAAAGCCGGATGGTTGTTGCCAGTATGCGCATCACCGGCAGAAGGGGCGTGCGGACCGTGCGCATCCGTTCTTACAGCCGGGGTGACAGCGCCTTTGTTGAGTATCTGGCACCGGAACGGGAAAAGGGCACGAAGATGTTAAAGTTAGGGCGTGACCTCTGGATTTACACACCAGAATCGGACCGGACAATCCGCATTTCCGGTCATATGTTACGCCAGTCAGTAGCAGGTTCGGATTTGTCTTATGAGGATATGATGGAGGAGCCGCGTTTGCGCCCGATTTACAGAGCGGTCACAACGGGCAGCGATTCAATTGATTCCAGGCCGGTCTGGGTATTGGAACTCAACGCCCGAAGTCCGGATGTTGCTTATCCAAAACGAAAAATTTGGGTGGACCGGGAAAGGTTAATTGTGCTTAAAGAGGAGCGGTTTTCCAAGAGCGGCAAGCCGCTCAAAAGAGCCGAGGTTCTTGAGACAAAATGGATTGATAGCCGCTGGGTTGCAACCCGGGTGGTCTTCCGCGACCTGTTGAAAACCGGAGCCGGCACCGAATTTGTCATTGAAGAAATTCAACAGGATATTTCAATTCCGCCCGCGCTTTTTTCCAAGGCGTCATTGCGGCGGTAA